TGAGCAGAAAACCGAGCCAGGCCAGCCGGCGCTGCCGCGTCGAAAGAAACCCAGGAGCCTGATGCATCCCGAAATTCTGCCCTGACAGCCGCCGATCGCCGTCACCCGTTCGGACGATTTGAGGGCGACCTGTCCGCTTGATCCGTCTCTGGCACCCCGGGCGGCATACGTGGTGGCGGCCCGACGGCCCCTCCGGCATGATCGACGAGCGTGTCCACCACCTCCCGCACCACCACCCGGACCTCTCTGCTCGTCCTCGCCTACCTGGCCTTCGTCAGCCTCGGCCTGCCGGACGGCCTGCTGGGCGTCGCCTGGCCGTCGATCCGGTCGGACTTCACGGTGTCGACCGAGGCGGTCGGGCTGCTGCTCACCTCGGGCACCGTCGGCTACCTGATCTCCAGCGTCGTCGCCGGCTTCAGCATCGCCAGGATCGGTGTCGGCTGGCTGCTGGCCGGCAGTACCGCCCTGGCCAGCATCGCGCTCACCGGCTACGCCAGCTCGCCGGGCCTGCCCCTGATGATCGGCTGCGCGCTGCTGCTGGGACTCGGCTCGGGTGCGATCGACGCGGGGCTCAACGCGTACGCCGCCGGTGCGTTCGGTCCGCGCCACATGAACTGGCTGCACGCCTGTTTCGGGCTCGGCGTCGCCATCGGACCACTGATCATGACCACGGTGCTCGGTGCCGGCCTCGCCTGGCGCTGGGGGTACGGCATCGTCGCCGCCGCGCAGGTCGTACTGGCACTGGCCTTCGTCCTCACCGCCCGGAACTGGGCGCAGCACCGACCGGTGACCGGCATCCCCGCTCCGGACGGCGTTCCCGCCCCGCCGACCGGCCCGGTACGGATCGGGGCCACCCTGGCCCTGCCGGCGGTGTGGTTCGGCGCGCTGACCTTCGCGGTCTACGTGGCGATCGAGGTGGCCGCCGGCCTCTGGGCCTTCCTGCTGCTCACCGAGGACCGGGGAATGAGCGCGACCGCGGCCGGCCTCTGCGTGTCGCTCTACTGGGGCAGCCTCTTCGTGGGGCGGGTCGTCCAGGGGCTCTTCGCCAATCGGCTGGGTACCCGGTCGGTGCTGCTGGGCAGCATGCTCGGAATGACCGTCGGGTCGACGTTCGTCGCGCTGCCCGGACCGGCCTGGCTGGCGGTGCTCGGCCTCGCCGTCATCGGGTTCAGCGCGGCGCCGGTCTTCCCGCTGCTCACCCTCACGACGGCCGAGCGGGTGGGCCAACGGCACGCCGATCGCGCGATCGGGGTGCAGATCGGCGCGGCGGGGGTGGGCGCCGCACTACTGCCGGCCGCGTTCGGAGTGCTGATCGGCCGTACCTCGGTCGCGGCGCTCGGGCCCGCGCTGGTGGTGTCGTCGCTGGCCATGCTGGTGCTCTACTGGGCCTCCACCCGACCCCGCCCGGTCCCGGCGCCGTGACGTCCGGCCCGCCGGCCGGGTCGAGCGATGGACGGGTCGTCGCGGGATCAGTGCGTCGGACCGGCCGGTGGGTCGTAGCCGGATCAGTGCGGTCCGGACCGGCCGGTGGTCGACGGCCGGTACTGGCGCTGGTCGTCGGTGGTCTGGCTGGCCCGGTCCCGGGCCGCGCGGCTGTCGGCGGGCGGCTCGTCGGAGTCCGCCTCCGGCCCGTGGCCGAACGCCGACTCCGCACCCGCGTCGTTACCGGTCACGTCGTCGACCTGCCCGTCAGGGGTCGAGCTGGACATCGCCCGTTCCAGATCGCGCAGCGGCAACCGCTCCTCGTCCCGCCAGACGTGCCCGTCGTTGTCGGTCATGTTCTGGCCTTCCCGGCCGGCGGAGGCGGCAAACGCCGGCCGGGCGGCGGTGCCGACGACCCGGACGGCGGTGGCCGCCGGAAGACATCTTCCGGCGGCCACCACAGGGCCCGGTATTGCGTCGCGGGGCTACGGCTGGGGTCGCGCCACGGTGCCGCGCCAGGCGCCACTCTCGGTGCCGCGTCGCTCGATGAACTCCTTGAACCGGTTCAGGTCGCCGGAGATCCTCCGGTCCACCATCCCGAGCTTCTCGCCGGCCTTCTCGGCGACCCCGTGCGGTTCGAACTCCATCTGCGCGGTGACCCGGGTGTGGTTCTCGTCGAGCCGGTGGAAGGTCACCACCCCGGCCTGTCGGGTGCCGTCGGTCGACGTCCAGGCCACCCGCTCGTCGGGCAACTGCTCGGTGATCTTGGCGTCGAACTCGCGGTTGACCCCGCCGATCTCGACCTTCCAGTGGGTCATCGTGTCCGACACCTGCCGGACCTCCTCGACGCCCTCCATGAACTCGGGAAAGTCCTCGAACTGGGTCCACTGGTCGTACGCGGTCCGGATCGGCACCGCTACGTCAACAGATTTGGTCACGCCACTCATCTGACATCCTCCTTCTCGTCCGGCCGGTCTCTGCCACGGCCATTCGTCTGGCGAGTCGGTTTCGCGTCACCAGCGTTGGGTCTCGTTCGCGTGTCCCAGGGCGGCCCACACCTCGGAAACGGTCTGGAACTGGGTACCGGGGGGCAGTTGGTCCAGCTGGGCGAGTACGTCGTCCGGAGCCTCGTTCCCCGCCGCGCTGCGGCGGAGGCTCTCCCGGTCGCCCGGCAGCGCCGACAACGGGATGAAGCGGCCCAGCCGGCTCCGCTGCTCGACCTCCTCGGAGGTCATGCCCTTCGGCGCCCCCGACCGGGTGTCGTGGCTGGGCGCCCTGGTCGAGGCGGGCTGGTCCTCGCCGGACGGCTCCGGTTCACGCCACTCCTCGGCCCGCCCTCCGGCGGTGCCGTGCACCGTGCCCTTCACCTCCCGGTCCATCTCCTCGTCGAGACGCGGGCCGTGCTTGCTGTTGCCTCGTTCCATGCCTAATGCGCTACCCGGCGTGGATCGGGCTAAACCGGTCGCCGGCGCGGCGCACCCCGCCGATCGGGTCGGCCCCGACCGGCCGCTGCCTGGATCAGGAGTCGGCGGGTGACTTCGGGGGCAGCGCCGGCTGCACCGGGTCTTCGGCGCCGCCCTGGATGGCGCGACCACGCTGTATCTCGGCGTTGATCTCCACGCCCAGCATCACGGCGCAGTTCGACAGGTACAGCCAGATCAGGAAGGCGATGACGGCGGCCAGGCTGCCGTAGGTCACGTCGTACGAGGAGAACCGGGCCACGTAGAACCCGAAACCGACCGACACGACGGCCCAGGAGAACAGGGCGACCGTGCCACCCACGGTGAGCCAGCGGAACCGGGGCTGCTGGACGTTGGGCGCGATCCAGAACAGCAGCGAGAGCAGCAGCATCATGATGGCCACCAGGACGGGCCACTTCGCCACGGTCCAGATGGTCCGGGGAGCGTCGCCGATGTTCAGCGCGTCGCCCACGGCGTCGGTGACCGGGCCGCTGACGATGAGGCCGGTCGCCACCACCGCGAGCAGGATCAACGCGATCGCGGTCAGTCCGAGCTGCAACGGCCGCAGCCGGTAGAACGGCCGCCCCTCCGCCACCCCGTAGATCGCGTTGGAGGCCCGGGTGAACGCGCCGACGTAGCCGGAGGCCGACCAGAGCGCCGCCACCAGGCCGAAGCTCAGCAGCGCCTTCGCCGGTGACTGCTTGTCGACGACGTCGCCGAGCAACTTGAGCACCGTGTCGTTGGCCACCACCGAACCGGCTCCGACGTCCGTCGCCAGCTCCGCGATCGTGTTGATCGTCTGCTCGCCCTTGGAGACGAGTCCGACCAGCGCGACGATCACGATCGCGGACGGAAAGATCGCCAGCACGCCGTAGTAGGTCAGCGCGGCGGCCCAGTCGGTGCAGTTGT
The nucleotide sequence above comes from Plantactinospora soyae. Encoded proteins:
- a CDS encoding YihY/virulence factor BrkB family protein codes for the protein MASTTDPAPQESDRDHRLPGHLRQLHWSTWRGVLVRSVKNFVSDNCTDWAAALTYYGVLAIFPSAIVIVALVGLVSKGEQTINTIAELATDVGAGSVVANDTVLKLLGDVVDKQSPAKALLSFGLVAALWSASGYVGAFTRASNAIYGVAEGRPFYRLRPLQLGLTAIALILLAVVATGLIVSGPVTDAVGDALNIGDAPRTIWTVAKWPVLVAIMMLLLSLLFWIAPNVQQPRFRWLTVGGTVALFSWAVVSVGFGFYVARFSSYDVTYGSLAAVIAFLIWLYLSNCAVMLGVEINAEIQRGRAIQGGAEDPVQPALPPKSPADS
- a CDS encoding SRPBCC family protein — its product is MSGVTKSVDVAVPIRTAYDQWTQFEDFPEFMEGVEEVRQVSDTMTHWKVEIGGVNREFDAKITEQLPDERVAWTSTDGTRQAGVVTFHRLDENHTRVTAQMEFEPHGVAEKAGEKLGMVDRRISGDLNRFKEFIERRGTESGAWRGTVARPQP
- a CDS encoding DUF2795 domain-containing protein, translated to MERGNSKHGPRLDEEMDREVKGTVHGTAGGRAEEWREPEPSGEDQPASTRAPSHDTRSGAPKGMTSEEVEQRSRLGRFIPLSALPGDRESLRRSAAGNEAPDDVLAQLDQLPPGTQFQTVSEVWAALGHANETQRW
- a CDS encoding MFS transporter encodes the protein MSTTSRTTTRTSLLVLAYLAFVSLGLPDGLLGVAWPSIRSDFTVSTEAVGLLLTSGTVGYLISSVVAGFSIARIGVGWLLAGSTALASIALTGYASSPGLPLMIGCALLLGLGSGAIDAGLNAYAAGAFGPRHMNWLHACFGLGVAIGPLIMTTVLGAGLAWRWGYGIVAAAQVVLALAFVLTARNWAQHRPVTGIPAPDGVPAPPTGPVRIGATLALPAVWFGALTFAVYVAIEVAAGLWAFLLLTEDRGMSATAAGLCVSLYWGSLFVGRVVQGLFANRLGTRSVLLGSMLGMTVGSTFVALPGPAWLAVLGLAVIGFSAAPVFPLLTLTTAERVGQRHADRAIGVQIGAAGVGAALLPAAFGVLIGRTSVAALGPALVVSSLAMLVLYWASTRPRPVPAP